The following coding sequences are from one Diospyros lotus cultivar Yz01 chromosome 7, ASM1463336v1, whole genome shotgun sequence window:
- the LOC127806067 gene encoding uncharacterized protein LOC127806067 isoform X1: MWIALLIKNKLGFANGSISQPSVCKECIYLKVKEGMKKCPVCQVDLSSLSPDEYRRPDENYRGLIATILGQASKTGEKKKTQCLSPGHAAHTEEKAHGNPELAEHSIHPKNQHPYFGGKINA, translated from the exons ATGTGGATCGCACTATTGATAAAGAATAAGCTGGGGTTTGCAAATGGTTCAATTTCTCAACCATCAG TCTGCAAGGAGTGCATCTACCTAAAAGTCAAAGAAGGAATGAAAAAATGCCCAGTTTGTCAGGTGGACTTGAGCTCTTTGTCACCTGATGAATATCGAAG ACCCGACGAGAATTATCGAGGGTTGATTGCAACTATTTTAGGCCAAGCTTCTAAAactggagaaaagaaaaaaacacaatGTCTCTCGCCTGGACATGCTGCTCACACAGAAGA GAAAGCACATGGGAACCCTGAGTTGGCTGAACACTCTATTCACCCCAA GAATCAACATCCATATTTTGGGGGAAAAATAAATGCCTAA